Proteins encoded within one genomic window of Nonomuraea gerenzanensis:
- a CDS encoding SCO6745 family protein, translated as MADPRTTAIQVKNPIGQFGGGFMISREVKAICEEYGLGAREVYFRGRCGVLGECDADVVTAVAVFFPAAHVEECWNGGRKLPVERAVELYAEACQAWGRRKLGGYQGCARLAELLEPVVEQASPVGAPLFAGWRAVPLPDDPPARATQLMHVVRELRGGLHANAVLAAGLHPLEATLAGDHTGTPFGQGQSMGEAVAKFFTWPEPYAKPGPDVLARRAAVEETTDDLMAPVFSVLTDSESDELIELLRFGHAR; from the coding sequence ATGGCAGACCCCCGCACCACCGCCATACAGGTGAAGAACCCGATCGGCCAGTTCGGCGGCGGCTTCATGATCTCCCGAGAGGTCAAGGCCATCTGCGAGGAGTACGGCCTCGGCGCCCGCGAGGTCTACTTCAGGGGCCGCTGCGGCGTGCTCGGCGAGTGCGACGCCGACGTGGTCACGGCCGTCGCCGTCTTCTTCCCCGCCGCGCACGTCGAGGAGTGCTGGAACGGCGGCCGCAAGCTCCCCGTCGAGCGGGCCGTCGAGCTCTACGCCGAGGCCTGCCAGGCGTGGGGCCGGCGCAAGCTGGGCGGCTACCAGGGCTGCGCCAGGCTCGCCGAGCTGCTGGAGCCGGTCGTCGAGCAGGCCTCGCCGGTGGGCGCGCCGCTCTTCGCGGGCTGGCGGGCCGTGCCGCTGCCGGACGACCCGCCCGCCAGGGCCACTCAGCTCATGCACGTCGTCCGCGAGCTGCGCGGCGGCCTGCACGCCAACGCCGTGCTCGCGGCCGGGCTGCACCCGCTGGAGGCGACGCTGGCAGGCGACCACACCGGGACGCCGTTCGGGCAGGGGCAGTCGATGGGCGAGGCCGTCGCCAAGTTCTTCACCTGGCCGGAGCCGTACGCCAAGCCGGGCCCCGACGTGCTCGCGCGGCGCGCGGCGGTGGAGGAGACGACGGACGACCTCATGGCGCCGGTCTTTTCGGTCCTGACGGACAGCGAATCGGACGAGCTGATCGAGCTTCTGCGTTTTGGGCACGCTCGTTGA
- a CDS encoding tetratricopeptide repeat protein, producing MDVDIWAWVGETQQQLSEAGNVGLAMALGDLPAQAYEGRYPQLDVMAPAIAQQAEALELPWLEFYARYWHLIGRIGDRAQGAVAIDDAQQLLAFAQREDVRECPAVPAAVEALAIVWANTDGPGYATDRLETLGAYLESTTPEKPAFAGLVTQYVAALVDAGKPGEAVTYAESAVERLRTAGREASWELGAESARALLAAGRADDALNALQAAAGFQADDPVAKEHRDGVRRALILATLGRIAEAVDALPDLDVVGEHPRVWVEWTQAVNKLAGSAQITNTWQLGRVLRQWMDYFGMMGGYRSRVELALVAGELAIGRQGVWQARLLADLAESGSAELRQTGDLTERITALRATADATAEPEAPGPVAERVGLFDAADGFNADPEKWVGWLAPLSGEDIEATRRHTTTLGFLGYPATGADIYWKLLVDSGDLATADSDDVAYLTTLLIEARQDERLEQMAALLPHAAQHLTLARLHSARERWQETVDAAEHAIHAGAGIEARRLLSGAAQQLDANARGAEVLLEVLDELTDEDVWRMIVMATSAEDWETVRKGAAKIGMPIKSTEGPIEEEMGLIRLILPAPDGGQRQVLSIRTGPATARLALPQPRGMEYNAGDLVVFDPQLLEPVPDDPQEQQNFVPPFAAVRILRPGGYTSYFFDGAAPSEEDWAEFTEVMAERGWPMWVYSDENYTVTHPTSSEPLPGVFGWVAVPPDVSPSEVDALLDDATERWVHPLAWLDLAREIDVEVERHERIVKEYGL from the coding sequence ATGGACGTGGACATCTGGGCCTGGGTCGGCGAAACCCAGCAGCAGCTTTCCGAGGCGGGCAACGTTGGCCTCGCCATGGCGCTGGGAGACCTTCCCGCACAGGCCTATGAGGGCCGATATCCGCAGCTCGACGTCATGGCCCCGGCCATCGCGCAGCAGGCAGAGGCCCTGGAGCTGCCCTGGCTCGAGTTCTACGCCCGCTACTGGCACCTGATCGGCCGCATCGGCGACCGTGCCCAGGGCGCGGTCGCCATCGACGACGCTCAGCAGCTGCTCGCGTTCGCCCAGCGCGAAGACGTGCGCGAATGCCCGGCGGTCCCGGCCGCCGTCGAGGCGCTGGCCATCGTCTGGGCCAACACCGACGGCCCCGGCTACGCCACCGACCGGCTGGAGACGCTCGGCGCCTACCTCGAGAGCACCACCCCGGAGAAGCCGGCCTTCGCCGGGCTCGTGACCCAGTACGTCGCGGCCCTCGTCGACGCCGGCAAGCCGGGCGAGGCCGTCACCTACGCCGAGTCGGCCGTCGAGCGGCTGCGCACCGCCGGGCGCGAGGCCAGCTGGGAGCTGGGCGCCGAGAGCGCCCGCGCGCTGCTGGCCGCGGGCCGCGCCGACGACGCGCTCAACGCGCTGCAGGCCGCCGCCGGGTTCCAGGCCGACGACCCGGTCGCCAAGGAGCACCGCGACGGCGTGCGCCGGGCGCTCATCCTGGCCACGCTGGGCCGGATCGCCGAGGCCGTCGACGCGCTGCCCGACCTCGACGTGGTGGGCGAGCACCCGCGCGTGTGGGTGGAGTGGACCCAGGCCGTCAACAAGCTGGCCGGCTCCGCGCAGATCACCAACACCTGGCAGCTCGGCCGGGTCCTGCGCCAGTGGATGGACTACTTCGGCATGATGGGCGGCTACCGCTCGCGCGTCGAGCTCGCGCTGGTCGCGGGCGAGCTGGCCATCGGCAGGCAGGGCGTGTGGCAGGCCAGGCTGCTGGCCGACCTGGCCGAGTCCGGCAGCGCCGAGCTGCGCCAGACCGGCGACCTGACCGAGCGCATCACCGCGCTGCGGGCCACCGCCGACGCCACCGCCGAGCCCGAGGCCCCCGGCCCCGTGGCGGAGCGGGTGGGCCTGTTCGACGCCGCCGACGGCTTCAACGCCGACCCCGAGAAGTGGGTCGGCTGGCTGGCCCCGCTGTCCGGTGAGGACATCGAGGCCACCCGCCGCCACACCACCACGCTCGGTTTCCTGGGCTACCCGGCCACCGGCGCCGACATCTACTGGAAGCTGCTCGTCGACAGCGGCGACCTCGCCACCGCCGACTCCGACGACGTGGCCTACCTGACCACGCTGCTCATCGAGGCCCGCCAGGACGAGCGCCTGGAGCAGATGGCCGCCCTGCTGCCGCACGCCGCCCAGCACCTCACGCTGGCCAGGCTGCACAGCGCCCGCGAGCGCTGGCAGGAGACGGTCGACGCGGCCGAGCACGCCATCCACGCCGGTGCCGGCATCGAGGCCCGCCGCCTGCTGTCGGGCGCCGCCCAGCAGCTCGACGCCAACGCCAGGGGCGCCGAGGTGCTGCTGGAGGTGCTCGACGAGCTGACCGACGAGGACGTCTGGCGCATGATCGTCATGGCCACCTCGGCGGAGGACTGGGAGACCGTCCGCAAGGGCGCCGCCAAGATCGGCATGCCGATCAAGTCCACCGAGGGGCCGATCGAGGAGGAGATGGGCCTGATCCGGCTCATCCTGCCCGCACCCGACGGCGGCCAGCGCCAGGTCCTGTCCATCCGCACCGGCCCCGCCACCGCCCGGCTCGCCCTGCCGCAGCCGCGCGGCATGGAGTACAACGCGGGCGACCTGGTCGTCTTCGACCCTCAGCTCCTGGAGCCCGTCCCGGACGACCCCCAGGAGCAGCAGAACTTCGTGCCGCCGTTCGCCGCCGTCCGCATCCTGCGGCCCGGCGGCTACACCAGCTACTTCTTCGACGGCGCCGCGCCGAGCGAGGAGGACTGGGCGGAGTTCACCGAGGTCATGGCCGAGCGCGGCTGGCCGATGTGGGTCTACAGCGACGAGAACTACACCGTCACCCACCCGACCAGCAGCGAGCCGCTGCCGGGCGTGTTCGGCTGGGTCGCGGTGCCGCCGGACGTGTCGCCCTCCGAGGTCGACGCGCTGCTCGACGACGCCACCGAGCGGTGGGTGCACCCGCTGGCCTGGCTCGACCTGGCCCGCGAGATCGACGTCGAGGTCGAGCGGCACGAGCGGATCGTCAAGGAGTACGGGCTGTAG
- a CDS encoding SDR family NAD(P)-dependent oxidoreductase, whose protein sequence is MGDVRSTDPGVLERFRLDGKVAIVTGASAGLGVAFARGLAEAGADVVVCARRKERLEETRKLVEQAGRRCLAVPADVSRPEDCDAVVAAAVEAMGSVDVLVNNAGVGTAVPALRETPEQFRQVVEINLHGTYWMAQACARVMRPGSSIVNIGSILGETTAGLPQAAYSASKAGVVGLTRDLAQQWTGRRGIRVNCLEPGFFASEMTEQYKPGYLEQMMESRVVMKRAGDPAELVAAAVFLASDAASYITGVTLPVDGGILIT, encoded by the coding sequence GTGGGTGACGTGCGGAGTACGGATCCAGGCGTGCTGGAGCGGTTCCGGCTCGACGGCAAGGTGGCGATCGTCACCGGGGCGTCCGCGGGGCTGGGGGTGGCGTTCGCCCGCGGCCTGGCCGAGGCGGGCGCCGACGTGGTGGTCTGCGCCCGGCGCAAGGAGCGGCTGGAGGAGACGCGCAAGCTCGTCGAGCAGGCCGGCCGCCGCTGCCTGGCCGTGCCCGCCGACGTGTCACGCCCCGAGGACTGCGACGCGGTCGTGGCCGCCGCCGTCGAGGCCATGGGCTCCGTGGACGTGCTGGTCAACAACGCCGGGGTCGGCACGGCCGTGCCCGCGCTGCGCGAGACCCCCGAGCAGTTCCGCCAGGTCGTCGAGATCAACCTGCACGGCACGTACTGGATGGCGCAGGCGTGCGCCCGCGTCATGCGGCCGGGCTCCTCGATCGTCAACATCGGCAGCATCCTCGGCGAGACCACGGCGGGGCTGCCCCAGGCCGCCTACAGCGCCTCCAAGGCCGGGGTGGTGGGGCTGACGCGCGACCTGGCCCAGCAGTGGACCGGGCGGCGCGGCATCCGGGTCAACTGCTTGGAGCCCGGCTTCTTCGCCTCGGAGATGACCGAGCAGTACAAGCCGGGCTACCTGGAGCAGATGATGGAGTCGCGGGTGGTGATGAAGCGGGCTGGGGATCCGGCCGAGCTGGTGGCGGCGGCGGTGTTCCTGGCGAGCGACGCCGCCTCGTACATCACCGGGGTGACGCTGCCGGTGGACGGCGGGATCTTGATCACGTAG
- a CDS encoding helix-turn-helix transcriptional regulator encodes MGKGHMAQQRRLLEGLGVTVAEETAYRALLRHGPATLSELAAETGSSAAAIRRMLPRLEDLGLISRVAGRPLRLVATPPDLAVDILVARRQEELTHSRAAAALLATEVADRGGPHPEEVLEVVTGRDAVARRYLQLERNATQEMLVLVHPPYAVDISDDRENRRRAARQGAPVTRGIYSPLAFEQPGMLAHTRRAIADGEQARLGPVPVKLAIADARTAILPLASDEDRAVDSAVESALVVHPSALLDALVGLFETLWRAAVPLRLTPDGLEQDRRGPDEEVLALLAAGMKDDAIARQLGLSPRTVQRRVQVLCERLGARTRFHAGFLAAHNDLLPK; translated from the coding sequence GTGGGAAAGGGACATATGGCCCAGCAGCGGCGCTTACTCGAAGGGCTCGGCGTCACCGTCGCCGAGGAGACGGCCTACCGTGCCCTGCTCAGGCACGGCCCCGCGACGCTCAGCGAGCTGGCCGCCGAGACCGGCTCGTCGGCCGCCGCCATCCGCCGCATGCTGCCCAGGCTGGAGGACCTCGGCCTGATCTCCCGCGTGGCCGGCCGCCCGCTCCGCCTCGTCGCCACTCCCCCTGACCTCGCCGTCGACATCCTCGTCGCCCGCCGTCAGGAGGAGCTGACCCACAGCCGCGCCGCCGCCGCCCTCCTGGCCACCGAGGTCGCCGACCGCGGCGGGCCGCACCCGGAGGAGGTCCTGGAGGTGGTGACCGGCCGCGACGCGGTGGCCAGGCGCTACCTCCAGCTCGAACGCAACGCCACCCAGGAGATGCTGGTGCTGGTGCATCCGCCGTACGCCGTGGACATCAGCGACGACCGCGAGAACCGCCGCCGCGCCGCCCGCCAGGGCGCGCCCGTCACCCGCGGCATCTACAGCCCGCTCGCCTTCGAGCAGCCCGGCATGCTGGCCCACACCCGCCGCGCCATCGCCGACGGCGAGCAGGCCAGGCTCGGCCCCGTGCCGGTCAAGCTGGCCATCGCCGACGCCCGCACCGCCATCCTCCCCCTGGCCTCCGACGAGGACCGCGCCGTGGACAGCGCCGTGGAGAGCGCCCTCGTCGTCCACCCGTCGGCCCTCCTGGACGCCCTGGTGGGCCTGTTCGAGACGCTGTGGCGGGCCGCCGTCCCGCTCCGCCTCACCCCGGACGGCCTGGAACAGGACCGGCGCGGGCCGGACGAGGAGGTGCTGGCGCTGCTGGCGGCGGGGATGAAGGATGACGCCATCGCGCGTCAGCTCGGGTTGAGCCCGCGTACGGTGCAGCGGCGGGTGCAGGTGTTGTGCGAGCGACTGGGCGCCAGGACGCGCTTCCACGCCGGCTTCCTGGCCGCACACAATGACCTGCTGCCCAAGTGA
- a CDS encoding GNAT family N-acetyltransferase, whose product MISPYVRSYQPQDLDAVYDICVRTADAGGDARGQYASDRLMGDLFAAPYVLLEPEHAHVVDDGAGNAVGYIVGTADTERFVRRYREEWIPRADLPLPADPPVTPDDHMLALHHRPERMILPELAGHPAHLHIDLLPGWQGRGWGRRLMGAFVDGLREAGVKGLHLSMLTSNVAARAFYDRLGFAELAVPGAGVVTYLVRDTSPVR is encoded by the coding sequence ATGATCTCCCCTTATGTGCGTTCGTACCAGCCCCAGGATCTGGACGCGGTCTACGACATCTGCGTGCGCACCGCCGACGCCGGTGGCGACGCCCGCGGGCAGTACGCCTCGGACCGGCTCATGGGCGACCTGTTCGCCGCCCCGTACGTGCTCCTCGAACCCGAGCACGCGCACGTGGTGGACGACGGCGCGGGCAACGCCGTCGGCTACATCGTGGGCACCGCCGACACCGAGCGGTTCGTCCGCCGTTACCGCGAGGAGTGGATCCCCCGGGCGGACCTGCCGCTGCCCGCCGATCCGCCCGTCACGCCGGACGACCACATGCTGGCCCTGCACCACCGGCCCGAGCGGATGATCCTGCCCGAGCTGGCGGGGCACCCGGCGCACCTGCACATCGACCTGCTGCCCGGCTGGCAGGGCCGGGGCTGGGGACGCCGGCTCATGGGCGCCTTCGTGGACGGCCTGCGCGAGGCAGGGGTCAAGGGGCTGCACCTGAGCATGCTGACCAGCAACGTGGCGGCGCGGGCCTTCTACGACCGGCTGGGGTTCGCGGAGCTGGCCGTGCCCGGCGCCGGAGTGGTCACCTATCTCGTACGGGACACCTCGCCCGTGCGGTAG
- a CDS encoding GcvT family protein has protein sequence MSRPRLVIVGAGIVGCALADELTERGWTDVTVVDQGPLFAAGGSSSHAPGLVFQTNPSRTMTEFAAYTVAKYTALGGDCFRQVGGLEVATTPERWTDLHRKHGWAESWGVEARLIDAGECAELWPLLDRDRVLGGFHVPGDGLAAAVACGQAQAERAVERGARFLAGHTVVGVEQRGGRVTGVSVVTSGEYRTIPADVVVCAAGFWGPSIGKLAGLTVPLLPLAHQYAKSGPLGTLTPGPILRHQDRDLYFRHHGDRIGIGSYSHRPMPVAQDEIGPRSTTMASVQAFTEEDFDPAWRDAVELLPALAGSKYEDGINGIFSFTPDGFPLIGEAPHLDGFWLAEAVWVTHSAGVARALAEVLVDGRSAVDLHECELNRFERAQLSPAFVEERGKQNFVEVYDIIHPLQPMESPRPLRTSPFHVRQGELGAFFLEAAGWERPHWFEANTPLLEELVRRRRDAYADVPEEARGAATEPFLGLAQRDEWASRYWSPVAAAESHATRERVALYDMTPLKRIEVSGPGAVAFLQRMTTNNVDKKPGSVTYTLLLDSRGGIRSDLTVARLEEDTFQIGANGNLDLDWLARHAPGGVRVGDLTPGTCCVGVWGPRARELLQGLTDLDLSHENFRYFGCKSGYVGQVPVLAMRVSYVGELGWELYTTADMGLKLWDTLWAPGLAVAGGRAAFNSLRLEKGYRLWGVDMTTEHNPYEAGLGFAVRDDKDFIGRDALSKDVTRRLVPLLSTQVVMGKEPVRHGGRTVGYVTSAAYGHTVQYPIAYAWLPADLAQPGTPVDISYFGRRVPAEVAAEPLYDPGMEKIRR, from the coding sequence ATGAGCCGTCCTCGTCTGGTGATCGTGGGAGCCGGGATCGTGGGCTGTGCCCTGGCCGACGAGCTCACCGAGCGGGGGTGGACGGACGTCACGGTCGTGGACCAGGGCCCGCTCTTCGCCGCCGGAGGATCCAGCTCCCACGCCCCCGGCCTGGTCTTCCAGACCAACCCGTCCAGGACGATGACGGAGTTCGCCGCCTACACCGTGGCCAAGTACACGGCGCTGGGCGGCGACTGCTTCCGCCAGGTCGGCGGGCTGGAGGTGGCCACCACCCCGGAACGCTGGACGGACCTGCACCGCAAGCACGGCTGGGCCGAGTCGTGGGGCGTCGAGGCGCGGCTGATCGACGCCGGCGAGTGCGCCGAGCTGTGGCCGCTGCTCGACAGGGACAGGGTGCTCGGCGGGTTCCACGTGCCGGGCGACGGGCTGGCGGCGGCGGTGGCCTGCGGGCAGGCCCAGGCCGAACGGGCCGTCGAGCGCGGCGCCAGGTTCCTGGCCGGGCACACCGTGGTCGGCGTCGAGCAGCGGGGCGGGCGGGTCACGGGCGTGTCCGTCGTGACGTCGGGGGAGTACCGGACGATCCCGGCGGACGTGGTGGTGTGCGCGGCCGGGTTCTGGGGGCCGTCGATCGGGAAGCTGGCGGGGCTCACCGTGCCGCTGCTGCCCCTGGCCCACCAGTACGCCAAGTCGGGGCCGCTGGGCACCCTGACACCGGGCCCGATCCTCCGCCACCAGGACCGCGACCTGTACTTCCGGCACCACGGCGACCGCATCGGCATCGGCTCCTACAGCCACCGCCCCATGCCCGTCGCCCAGGACGAGATCGGCCCCAGGTCCACCACGATGGCGTCGGTGCAGGCGTTCACCGAGGAGGACTTCGACCCCGCCTGGCGCGACGCGGTCGAGCTGCTGCCCGCGCTGGCCGGGTCCAAGTACGAGGACGGCATCAACGGGATCTTCTCCTTCACCCCCGACGGCTTCCCGCTGATCGGCGAGGCACCGCACCTCGACGGGTTCTGGCTGGCCGAGGCCGTGTGGGTGACGCACTCGGCCGGGGTGGCGCGGGCGCTGGCCGAGGTGCTGGTGGACGGGCGCTCGGCCGTCGATCTGCACGAGTGCGAGCTGAACCGGTTCGAGCGGGCGCAGCTCTCGCCCGCCTTCGTCGAGGAGCGCGGGAAGCAGAACTTCGTCGAGGTGTACGACATCATCCATCCGCTGCAGCCGATGGAGTCGCCGCGCCCGCTGCGGACCAGCCCCTTCCACGTCCGGCAGGGCGAGCTGGGCGCGTTCTTCCTGGAGGCGGCCGGGTGGGAGCGCCCGCACTGGTTCGAGGCGAACACGCCGCTGCTGGAGGAGCTGGTACGGCGGCGCAGGGACGCCTACGCCGACGTGCCCGAGGAGGCGCGGGGCGCGGCCACGGAGCCGTTTCTCGGGCTGGCGCAGCGCGACGAGTGGGCGAGCCGCTACTGGTCGCCGGTCGCCGCCGCCGAGTCGCACGCGACCAGGGAACGCGTGGCGCTCTACGACATGACGCCGCTCAAGCGGATCGAGGTCAGCGGGCCGGGGGCGGTGGCGTTCCTGCAGCGGATGACCACGAACAACGTGGACAAAAAGCCCGGCTCGGTGACGTACACGCTGCTGCTCGACTCGCGGGGCGGCATCCGGTCGGACCTCACGGTGGCGCGGCTGGAGGAGGACACGTTCCAGATCGGCGCGAACGGCAACCTGGACCTCGACTGGCTGGCCAGGCACGCGCCCGGCGGGGTACGGGTGGGGGACCTGACGCCGGGGACGTGCTGCGTCGGCGTGTGGGGCCCGCGGGCCAGGGAGCTGCTGCAGGGGCTGACCGACCTGGACCTGTCGCACGAGAACTTCCGCTACTTCGGCTGCAAGTCCGGATATGTCGGGCAGGTGCCGGTGCTGGCGATGCGGGTCTCGTACGTGGGCGAGCTGGGCTGGGAGCTCTACACCACGGCCGACATGGGGCTCAAGCTCTGGGACACGCTGTGGGCGCCCGGCCTGGCGGTCGCCGGAGGCCGCGCCGCGTTCAACAGCCTGCGGCTGGAGAAGGGCTACCGGCTCTGGGGCGTGGACATGACGACCGAGCACAACCCGTACGAGGCGGGGCTGGGCTTCGCGGTCAGGGACGACAAGGACTTCATCGGCCGGGACGCGTTGTCCAAGGACGTCACGCGCAGGCTGGTGCCGCTGCTCAGCACCCAGGTCGTGATGGGCAAGGAGCCGGTCAGGCACGGTGGCCGCACGGTCGGGTACGTCACCAGCGCCGCCTACGGCCACACCGTGCAGTACCCCATCGCGTACGCGTGGCTGCCGGCCGACCTGGCGCAGCCGGGAACACCTGTCGACATTTCCTACTTCGGCCGCCGGGTGCCCGCGGAGGTCGCCGCCGAGCCGCTCTACGACCCCGGGATGGAGAAGATCAGGCGTTGA
- a CDS encoding sarcosine oxidase subunit beta family protein: protein MTHPDFLWRNPDPRPAYDVVIVGGGGHGLATAHYLANNHGITNVAVLERGWLAGGNMARNTTIIRSNYLWDESAAIYEHSLKLWEGLSAELDYDLQFSQRGVLNLAHNLGDVREGRRRVNANRLNGVDAEWLGPEEVKKFCPVVNVSGSARYPVMGATLQRRGGIAKHDHVAWALARSADGHGVDLIQGCEVTGFEITSNRVVAVRTSRGRIAAGKVALAAAGHTSVLAAQAGLRLPLQSHPLQALVSELLEPVLDCVVMSNAVHVYVSQAHKGELVMGAGIDAYNSYGQRGGVHVIEAQMAAALELFPIFSRVRVLRTWAGIVDVSPDASPIIGRTPVDGLYVNAGWGTGGFKATPGSGWVYADTIAHDRPHPLAEPFALERFTTGALIDEHGAAAVAH, encoded by the coding sequence TTGACCCACCCCGACTTCCTCTGGCGCAACCCCGACCCCCGCCCCGCCTACGACGTCGTGATCGTGGGCGGCGGCGGCCACGGCCTGGCCACCGCCCACTACCTGGCGAACAACCACGGCATCACGAACGTGGCCGTCCTGGAGCGCGGCTGGCTGGCCGGCGGGAACATGGCCCGCAACACCACGATCATCCGCTCCAACTACCTGTGGGACGAGAGCGCCGCGATCTACGAGCACTCACTGAAGCTGTGGGAGGGGCTGAGCGCGGAGCTGGACTACGACCTGCAGTTCAGCCAGCGCGGGGTGCTCAACCTGGCGCACAACCTGGGCGACGTGCGCGAGGGCAGGCGCCGGGTGAACGCCAACCGGCTCAACGGCGTGGACGCCGAGTGGCTCGGCCCGGAGGAGGTCAAGAAGTTCTGCCCGGTCGTCAACGTGTCGGGCTCGGCCCGCTACCCGGTCATGGGGGCCACGCTGCAGCGGCGCGGCGGCATCGCCAAGCACGACCATGTGGCCTGGGCGCTGGCGCGCAGTGCCGACGGCCACGGGGTGGACCTGATCCAGGGCTGCGAGGTCACCGGGTTCGAGATCACGAGCAATCGGGTCGTCGCCGTACGGACGTCGCGCGGCCGGATCGCCGCCGGAAAGGTCGCGCTGGCGGCGGCCGGGCACACCTCGGTGCTCGCCGCGCAGGCCGGGCTCCGGCTGCCGCTGCAGTCGCACCCCCTGCAGGCGCTGGTGTCGGAGCTGCTGGAGCCGGTGCTCGACTGCGTGGTCATGTCGAACGCCGTCCACGTGTACGTCAGCCAGGCGCACAAGGGCGAGCTGGTCATGGGGGCGGGCATCGACGCGTACAACTCCTACGGGCAGCGCGGCGGCGTCCACGTGATCGAGGCGCAGATGGCGGCGGCGCTGGAGCTGTTCCCGATCTTCAGCCGGGTGCGCGTGCTGCGGACGTGGGCGGGCATCGTGGACGTCTCGCCCGACGCCTCGCCCATCATCGGCCGCACGCCGGTGGACGGCCTGTACGTCAACGCGGGCTGGGGCACCGGCGGCTTCAAGGCCACCCCGGGCTCCGGCTGGGTCTACGCCGACACGATCGCCCACGACCGGCCGCATCCGCTGGCGGAGCCGTTCGCGCTGGAGAGGTTCACCACGGGGGCGCTCATCGACGAGCACGGCGCGGCGGCGGTGGCGCACTGA
- a CDS encoding sarcosine oxidase subunit delta, translated as MLLLDCPHCGPRDENEFHYGGQAGVPYPAGETTDEEWAAYVFVRDNPKGWFRERWFHVHGCRTWFTVERHTVTHEIRKPG; from the coding sequence ATGCTGCTGCTCGACTGCCCGCACTGCGGCCCCCGCGACGAGAACGAGTTCCACTACGGCGGCCAGGCCGGGGTCCCCTACCCGGCGGGCGAGACCACCGACGAGGAGTGGGCCGCCTACGTCTTCGTCCGCGACAACCCCAAGGGCTGGTTCCGCGAGCGCTGGTTCCACGTGCACGGCTGCCGGACCTGGTTCACCGTCGAGCGGCACACGGTCACCCACGAGATCAGGAAACCCGGATGA